A region of the Ignavibacteriota bacterium genome:
CATTTACAGCACTCATGCAATTGAGCGGATTTATCAAATCAAACAACAAGACCCGGCGAAGCCGTTCAGTTTTGTCTGTTCCGATTTGAGCCACATCAGCGAGTATGCGAAAGTATCGAACCCCGCGTTCCGGTTGATGAAGCATCTCGTGCCGGGACCGTTCACGTTTGTACTTCCAGCAAGCCGGCTGAAACAACTTCCGAAATCGCTCATCAGCAAACGAAAGACGGTCGGCATCCGCGTACCGAACAATAAAATTTGTATCGAGATTGTGAAGCAACTCGGTCATCCGATTCTCAACGCGAGCGTGGACGGCACGAACGAACAACTGCCGAACGACCCGGAACTCATCAAACGCGCGTACGACGAGCGAGTGGATGTAATTCTCGATGGCGGAATAAGCGGGCTCGAACTTTCGACCATTCTGGATTTGACGGAAGACCAACCACTTGTTGTCCGCGAAGGAGCGGGGGACATCAGCAATTTAATCATTACCGAACAAGTGGCGTGAGGAACAACGTTGCGTTTCTTTGACGAAACACCTGCGATGGGAATCCTGCGGAATTGTGTCTATGCAATCATTATCATGGCGCTCTATTCGTTCACGATGATGTTGCTCGGACACTTCGACGCGGGGTTCCTTGCCGCGTATGGTTTGGTCGGAATCGGATTTTCATTTTTCGGGTGGGGAGGCGAGCGGCTTTGGTACGCCACGATTGCAAATTATTTCAATCAACCGCATCGTTGGTACGCCATCCTCTCCCATGTTCCGCTCTGGGGAATGTTTGGCGGTATGAGTTACACGATTGCGCTTCTCATTTCTAAAAATTTTTCTTTATTATTGCTTGATGAAATACCTGTGAAAAATCTGTTCTTCACAGGCGCCGCGATTGGGGCGCTTATTCAATACATTCTGTACCTGCTTGATGTACGAATCAAACAACAAAAAACTATAAACTAAAAACATTATGACAAAAAGCGAACAACATTCGATGGTGGAGTCACTGAGAGAATACTCACACAAGATGAAGGGAAAAGATTACGATGAATTTGAAGTCCTCCGTAAGCGCGACCGCGACGACGAAGACTTCGATTCCATTTCACGAAACAAACTCACCGAGTTGTTTGTGAAGTATGTGCCGGAGAGATTTAGAAGATAACGTTCTCGTTCCTACGGTATGCGGAGTGTGAGAACAAGAACAAGTTTATCCGTTCTCTGTATTCAAATAATTCCTTTTCGTTCGATACATCAACAAATATCCACGTTTGCTTGGTTCATCCAAAAAGGAACGATTTGTCAGCGTTACAACCATGCGTTGTTCCTCCAAGAAAGGAATTAACAATTTTTCAATCCTGCCTTCTGTTACTCCAATACGTTTTCCGAATTCAATAAAATCCGCTTTGGATGGATGTCCGCTCTTACCTCGGTAACGTTTTGCATCGGCAAACAATCCTTTACTCAAAGCAAAATCAGAATCGTCCACATGCAGTCTTGTATTGATTACATCATACGCAGGGCTGAGAAGGTAATCACCTTTCGAGGATTCGAGAAGCGAAATGTTTTTCAAGTGTGCATCTCCGTTCGAGAACAAATAGTTGAACACTACTAACAAGAAAAATTTTTCTATTTCCACGCGCCACGCAGGGACGTATTGTTGTATCAGGAATCCAATCTCTTCGTAACTGAACTCATACTTGAAATTCGCGCCTGCATTATCTTTCGTTTTTCCAGCAAGCGAGGCAAAATCTTCTTTCCCTCGTTTTCTTCCATTATCATCCACATCAAACCGCTTGGTGATGTAAGCGTGTGTGCCATCTTTGAAAAATATCATAGCATTTTCAGCGGTGGTTATTCCATACACTTGCTTTGCGATTTGCATGGTCAGATGTTCGTTTGCCGGGACCTGAGTAACATTCTTCAAATCTCTCGGAATCGGTTTCAGGATGTATGTTCCTTGTTCGCCTTCGTTCGTCAACCGCAACACATTTTTCTCTAAGATGAAACTCAACTTTTCCTGAACGCCTGAGATAGAGATGCGTTTACGATTATCTCTGAACTGCTCAGCCACCTCTTCGTTTTGTTCCGGCGCGTCGTAGGGCAATACATGGCTTACTTTCTTCCCATGAAAGAGATTCCGCAAACAACCCGGACTGTAGGTAGAAAATCCTTCTGCCAATGTTCCGGGACAATATGGTATCTGCACTCCGCTCATTGCATCGCAATCGGTTTTACCGTAACGGCTCCGATTGTATCGTATTGTGCCGTTGCCATCAGCAGACCAAAATTATCTTCTTCATCAATTTTCAGATGTGTACATTGCAATTTCCTGTTCACCCCCTCGCTCAACATGTTGAAGAAATACGGAAACAAAATTTCGCTCCGGTATTCCTGTTGAGTCTTTGGAAGCGTTACACTGATTGCCGGTTTGCTGTTGTCGTTGAAGTAGGCATCATCATAGCGGAAAACAAAATGATGCCGGTCGTCCTCCGCCAGAATACCTGCAAATATTCCGTTGCGATATACGTTTGCCTGTCTCATGGAATTACAGTTTTCCCGCTTTCCCCGCAGGCAGATTCATGACTTCAAGTTTCAATTCCATGCCGAGCACTTCTGCTAATTTGTTCAAGACATCTAACGAAGGATTGCCCTGACCTCTCTCCAATTTATACAACGTGTTCGTGCTGATGTTGGCTAACTCTGCAAGATGCGGCTGAGTGATTCCAAGTTCTTTTCTCCGGCGCTTTATCGTTTCACCGATATATTTGGCTAACATTATAGTGTGATTTTTTGAGCAAATGTAATAAGAAAAGCCTGACTTTGCAAGTAAAATCACAGTATAGTGTGATTTAATTACCGTGGGGAAGCGGTTAATATGTTACGCTTAAAAAGAATGTTGAGGGGGAAGAGGAATAATATTAGGTCGAATTTGAAGTCCTCCGCAAGCGAAACAGCGACGACGAAGACTTCGATTCCATTTCACGCAACAAACTCACCGAGTTGTTTGTGAAGTACGTGCCTGAGAGATTCGGGCGATAAATTTACTTCAAAAAGACTGGCTCCTGCTAATACTGATTTTTCAATCAGGAATTCTGTAATTAATGGTCTTTACATACGGGAGATTACCTGAGACGAAACAAGTGTGGTTAAGATGAAGCGAATGGTTGATTTTTGTCAAGTAAAGTAGTAACTTCTCTCAAAATGAACGCTTCACTTTTTTGCTAAAGATATTATGAAAAAGATTCTAAGCATCATATGTTTCTTTGTTTTTACTTGGTTGCCTTCTAACGGACAAGAATGGGAATGGCAGTATCCAAAACCGCAGGGAAATTGGCTCAACAGTGTTTGGGTTTTCGATTCAAATAATGTAGTAACTGTAGGAGGGAACGGAACGGTATTGAAAACCACGGATAAAGGAGTAACTTGGAGAATTCTTTACCAAATAGATAGTGCTTCTGCTAACCTAACATCGCTTCAATTCATTAATCGGTGTGTAGGATGGTGCGTAGGAGGTAAGTCATTATTCCAAACATCAGATGGAGGACAAACATGGTTTCGCCATACAAATAATTTCGGCATTAATCTATCCTCTGTGTTTTTTATTGATGATATTCACGGATGGGTGTCAGGAGAAAATACCGTATGGCGCACTATAAATGGTGGTGTGACATGGGATTCGAGTATAATTTCAGATTATTACACTATCTCGTCAATCTACTTTGTTAACGAACGATTGGGATGGGTGGCATTACAGACAAAAGTTTATAAAACAACCAATGGAGGTTCTACATGGTTTCTCTCATTGAGTAGTAACGATGATTATGATTATTCCGTGTTCTTTGCTGACAGTTTGCATGGATGGGTAGGTGGTAAACGAGGGCAATGGTTTGCTGCTCATTTATTAACCACTGATGGTGGTACAAGCTGGATTGATCGTTCATGGGATGAGGTTATCTATGATCGTCTTCAGTCAATACAATTTGTTAATTCTATGCATGGATGGGCAATGGCGTCGAATTATCTCTATGAATCTGTTGATGGTGGTTGGACGTGGGATTCTGTGGCTTCGATCGGTTCACTGAGTTCCCTCCATGTCACACGGGATGGATCTCATCTATGGGCAGTGGGTGGCCAAGGGTTTATTACCTCCTCAACAAATGGTGGTATCGAGTGGAACAATATTTCAAGTCATGCTGGTAGTTCGTTCGATGTAAAATTTTGTAATCCGTTAGTTGGGTGGGCGGTTGGTGGTGGGATACTGAAAACAACTAATGGTGGAAAAGAATGGTTTCCACAATATCAACCCGGCGGTACATTACATTCACTCTTTGTCCTTGATACACTTACTGCATGGTGTGTTGGTGAAGAATGGTCTGTGGTTTATCATACGACTGATGGGGGCGAACAATGGACAAAACAGTATGCTCCACAAAATTTTCGTGGCTGGTACAAGGTCTTTTTTCTTAATAAGAATCTTGGTTGGCTCGCTGGAAGATTTGGTTCGTATGCAAAAACAACCGATGGAGGAAATCAATGGATAGCGATTAATTCAGGAACCCCGGATGATTTAGGCTCGGTTTTTTTTCTTGATTCTTTGAATGGGTGGCTGGTAGGAAATGGAGGAAGTATTATGAAATCAACTGACGGCGGAATGACATGGACTGAAGTATCTACGGTCGCTTTTCCGCATCAGTTGTCAGATATCTCCTTTACATCAAATCAAATTGGATGGGTTTCAGGAACAAGTACTCTCTTGAAAACGACTAATGGTGGAGTAAGTTGGTTTGACATCAATTCACTTCACATTACATCTTGGCAACATAAATTTCTCAGTGATGATGTCGGTTGGGCTGTTGGTCCGCAAGGTATTATTGCTACTGTTGACGGTGGAAAAAAATGGCAGTTTCTTCCGAATTCACCAAGCGGCTATGGCGTTGATATTTTCGATAGTGTTTCTATCTGGGTTGCTTGTGGTGCAGGCATTCTTCATACACCTGCGTCATCAGTAATCCAACCGCCCTATGTACAATGTTTCATACCCGGTCGCGGAGTACTTTTTTCAACAGGATGGAATTTGATATCGTTACCATTGGAAACCTCTGAAAGAAACCCGTCAATTGTTTTTCCTAATATCTCATCAAAAGCATATCGGTACAATAAGGGTTACCAAATAACGGACACGCTGGAAATTGGAAAAGGGTATTGGGTAAAATCACAGGATGAACGTTTTCATTTTTTACACGGAGATAGTATGGAATCTGTTATGGTAGAGTTGTCCCAAGGATGGAATCTGATAGGAGGAATTACACAACAGATAAATGTCAGTAATGTAATTCAAGATTCGGCTGACCTTATCATATCTCCATTTTATGAATACACGTCTGGCACGTATCAACTATCGAACGTACTTTCTCCAGGAAAAGGTTATTGGATAAAGACTCAAAGAAATGGATCTATCACGCTCGCTTCTGATACAGGTTCGATCTTACTACAATCATTGGTCCGTTATCTTCCGATTAATCCGCTGAGTTTTCATGAATTACCCCCATCACCACCATGGCAAATAGAAGATTTTCCTTCACCGCCTGAGATTACAGTTGCATTAAGGCTTGAGCAAAGTTACCCCAATCCATTCAACTCTTTGACAGAAATTAAATACACTCTTGCTAAAGAAATGTATGTTACGTTGAAGGTGTATAATGTATTGGGAGAAGAAATCATTACTCTCGTTGAGGGAGTAGTAAGTGCAGGAGATAAGCATGTACAATGGGATGCATCTCATGTTCCAAGCGGGATCTATTTTTACAAACTCACATCAGGTATATCTTTTGATGTAAAAAAGGCAGTTATCTTGAAATAGTAACCTACACAATTCTTTGTATAACTTTCCTATTTTATAGTATCGGATTAAAGATCAAAGAAATTTCTTACATTCTTCCTCATTCATTTGTTTGATTTCAGAAAAGGAAACCTATGCCCAAAACATTGAAACGAGTCGGAATTCTCACCGGTGGCGGAGACTGCCCCGGACTCAACGCCGTCATCCGAAGCATCGCCAAACCGGCGATGTCGTTCTTCAATGCAAAAGTCATCGGTATCGTGGATGGCTTCGAAGGATTTGTCGAAGGAAAAATGCGTGAGTTGACAAAACTCGACATTCTCGGAATTGTCAATCTCGGCGGAACAATTCTCGGCACATCGAACAAAGGCGACCCGTTCCACTATCCCGTCGAAGGACCGAAAGGAATTACCACGCTCGATTACTCGGAACACGCGCTCATCAATTATCAGAAATGGGAACTCGATGCGCTCTTTGCCATCGGCGGCGACGGGACGATGAACATCGCATACAAATTTTCCAAGATGGGAATGAACATCATCGGCGTTCCGAAAACAATTGATAACGACCTCGAAGCAACCGACGTAACGTTCGGGTACGATTCCGCTCTTTCGATTGCTACGGAAGCGATTGACCGTCTCCACACTACCGCGTCTGCGCATCACCGCGTCATGGTGATTGAAGTGATGGGACGCTACGCAGGATGGATTGCACTCGGCGCAGGACTTGCCGGCGGCGCGGATATTATCCTCATTCCTGAAATTCCATTCAAGTGGGATTCGATTTTTGAAACGGTTCTCAAGCGAAGTAAAGGCGCGCGGTTCAGCATCGTGTGCGTTGCGGAAGGTGCGAAACCGGAAGACGGCCAGATTGTCGTCAAAGAACATGATACAAAGCGAACCGACCCGTTGCGTCTCGGCGGTATCGGCGACCTTGTTGCACGGAAAATCACCGAACATACCGGATTGGAAACACGCACGACTGTGCTTGGTCACTTACAGCGCGGCGGAAGTCCGACAGCATACGATAGAATTCTCGCCACGAAATTCGGTTCGATGGCGTTGCAAGCGGCATCGGAAGGAAAATTCGGACAGATGGTCAGTCTGCGCGGGCGCGATGTTGAATTAGTGAAACTCGAAGATGCCATTAGTCGTCAGCGACTTGTGCCGTTGGATTCGCAGTTGATATTGACAGCGAGAGCGGTGGGAACGAGTTTTGGTGATTAATTGGATTTCGAATTTCGGATTACCAATTGCGGATTTACAATGTAGACTGATAACTTTAGTTTGCTCGATTGTTCTGTTCATTGTATTTTTCCCTTTGTCTCAATTCGTTCAAGCACAGGAAAATCCTAGCTTAGTACAAACAGAAGAAGTGACGTTAATTCCGGGTGGAAACATTCTGCCATCCGGGTTTGCTTCGGAAATACTGTTTGAAGCAATCAACATTCCTATGAACAACGTTGAGCCGTTCTTGTCCATGGCAATAGTGTGGGAGATGAATAACATCGAACAAGACGAAGTAACGCTTTTCATTCGCTCCCACGACGGAGTGAAATGGAGCGAATGGCAAATAGTTCACCGCGATGAAGACGTTGTGTCCTCGACCGAAAATCTTTCGAGTGCATTGCTGTTTCTGGGAAAAGAGACACAGTCAATTCAATGTAAACTTCGTTTCACCATCCCCGTTTCCAATGGTTCATCAACGATAAAAAGTTTGAAGTTCACGTTCATCAACCCGGGAACAACGCCTCAACCAATCAAGCAAACGAATTCTTCACATCGCACTTTCAACGTCGTTCCTTCATTTCTTTCCCGCACTGATTGGTCATGTCCCGAAGGGCAATCATCTCCGCGATGGTCTCCGTTGCAAACTAATGTTACGCATCTCATTGTTCATCATACGGCAGATTCAAATAATCATTCTGATTGGGCGGCAGTTGTCCGTTCGATTTGGGTGTATCATGCAAACACGCTCGGCTGGGGCGACATCGGATACAACTGGTTGATTGACCCGAACGGCGTATTATATCAAGGACGAGCATGGTATGGCGATTCGATTTCAAATATTCGGGGCGGACATTTCTGCGGCATCGCTCCCGACCCGAACGGCATTAACAATAACGAGCAGACGATGGGTGTTTCGCTACTCGGAACGTTTACATCTATCGCACCGACCGATACTGCGTTGGAAATATTACGAAACGTTCTTGCATGGAAAGCATACGAGAGAACAATTGCGCCGTTGGATACTTCGTTTCATTCACCAACCGGGTTGACTATTCCGAACATCAGCGGGCATCGAGTTGGATGCTCGACAGAGTGTCCGGGCGAGAGTCTGTATACGCGGCTTTCTTCTCTTCGCATCGCAGTTGATTCTGTCATAAAAACGTTTCCTGTAACTCTCACCCGAGAAGCAAACGCAGGATGGAATATGTTTTCTTTTCCCGTAGAGTTGAATGATGAAAGCACGATTGATATTCCTGCCGGAACATCTTCCCTTACAAGATATAATTGCAACGGTGGATATTTCGTCGAAGACACTTTGAAATCGGGTAAAGGATATTGGATGAAACTTCCATCGGAAGGAACGGTAAGCGTTTCTGGAATGCCGATGAGAAGTGATACTCTTGAAGTCAACTGCGATTGGAATTTTATCGGGACACTTTCCGAACCAATCTCTGTCGGTTCTGTGCAAACAATCCCCGATGGAATTCTTACTTCTTCTTTTTTCGGATACGCACAGGGAACCGGTTACTTCGCGGCAGATACACTTATGCCGTTTCAGGCATATTGGATAAAAGTGAATCAGCCTGGAAAAATCGTTCTCTTTGCATGGCCTCCCTCTTCGCGTTGACCCATTGACATTCCTGCTTACTTCAAAACGGTCATCCGTTTCACTTCTGTTACGTTCCCCGCTGTTAAGCGATACACGTACACACCGCTCGAAAGTTTATCGGCGAAAAACTCCACGCTCTTCGTTCCAGCGTCCTGCACTTCGTTGACAAGCGTTGCAACTTCCTCTCCAAGAAGATTGAACACCTTCAAGGAGACAAAAGTATTAACCGACAACCGGTAACTGATAACCGTAACCGGATTGAACGGGTTTGGATAATTCTGACCAAGAGAAATCTGTTGAGGAAGTTCAGACGAGTTACCGGTTTCGATGGTCAACGTTCCTTCCGGCCCTGATGAGAGCGAAATGACGGGTAATGTATTGAAATCATATTCATGTATGATTACACCCTGTTTCCGCTCGACAAGTTTGTATGAACCATGTTGGTTGCCCGCCAATGTTAAGTTCAACGGATATTCCGCCGAACGAATTTCGATAGTGGCTTTTGATGTCGCTTCAGAAAGTGATTCCGTATTTCGCTGAGAAGCAAACCGCACATCGAACACGCCCGATGGCGGAATAGGCGGCAATTCATTCATCACTGTTGTTCGTTGACTTGCTTCGGCATCCCGGAGATATAATGTTCGCACTCTGCCTTTGTTATCCTTGAAGTTCAGAGAAGCCTGTCCGTTGTTCTCATCAACAGGCATTGTTTTGGAAGCGATGAGAGAACTGTTCAACACAAGTGAACCGGCTTCTGAGGCTTTCAGCCAATATCCTTTTCCCGGCTGAATCGTTCCGGCAATGGTATAACCCGAATCGGGATGATAGCCGAAAAGTTGTGAGAGTGTCATCGTCGGAGGAATCGGTTCAAGCGTTGATGCAGAGAAGGATGAACTGAGTGAGCCGATGATATTCCACTTTTCTCTCACCGCAATCGTTTCCTGTGATGTTGATAATCCATAAATCGGGAATGTTAATGCAGAAGCATATTTTATCCAGAAACCATTTCCGATGATTGCTGTATCGAGCGTTTCATACCCACCGACATATTTGAATGCTTCTGAAGCCGCACCTGAAAAAATATTGCTGATGAGTTCGTTCTCATACCGTGCAGGAACCGACACAAGATTCCATGACGGCAACACAGAGACTGCAAGCACCGGCATTTCAAATACGGCATTGCTCTGGTCGAGCAATGTTGAATCGGCTGAGTTTTTCAATCGGACCAATGCTGTTGTTGTTCCTTCTCCATCAACCGTCCACAAGTATGAACCGGACGATGCCGGAAGATTCGCAACAATGGTTGCCCACGTCGTTCCGTTATCAACCGAAAGTTCAATCGTAATTGAATCAACAAGTAAACTTGACCATGAAATTGTTTGCTGAGTTCCAATCTGCCAGACCTCTCCTCCGTTGGGAACGAGAAGATGAAGCTGCGGCTGGATTTTAATTATCGTGAAGGTGGCGTCGCTTGTATCGGCAATTGAAGAATTGCTGAGATTTATGATTCGCACCAGCGCTTCGGTCGTATCGGGAACATTCGGCAATTGCCAGTCAATAGTTCCCGTTGATGCTGAAGTATCTGCAATGATAGTCGTCCACGTTCCGCCTGCATCCAAAGAATATTCAATGGTAACGTTACTCACATTTTCATACGACCATGAGATTTGATGCATGCTCTCACTTTCCCAGATTTCTCCGCCATTCGGAACAAGCACGGTAACATTCACTGAAACAAAAATCGTAAATGAAGAACTGCTCAAATCAAGAAGCGTCGTGTCGGAAACATCGCGGACACGAATTCTTCCCTGCGTTGTCGGCGTGTTCGGAACATTCCACGTGTACGTTCCGCCCGATGCCGGAAGGGATGATTGTATGATATTCCATGTCGAACCATCGTCCGTTGAGTAGGAGATTTCCACGCTGTCAACACACGCGGCAGACCAATTGATGTTCACGTTTGATTGCGCTTTCAGCAATTCGCTTCCGTTGGGAGAAGAAAGAGAAAGTGAACGTGTG
Encoded here:
- a CDS encoding ATP-dependent 6-phosphofructokinase → MPKTLKRVGILTGGGDCPGLNAVIRSIAKPAMSFFNAKVIGIVDGFEGFVEGKMRELTKLDILGIVNLGGTILGTSNKGDPFHYPVEGPKGITTLDYSEHALINYQKWELDALFAIGGDGTMNIAYKFSKMGMNIIGVPKTIDNDLEATDVTFGYDSALSIATEAIDRLHTTASAHHRVMVIEVMGRYAGWIALGAGLAGGADIILIPEIPFKWDSIFETVLKRSKGARFSIVCVAEGAKPEDGQIVVKEHDTKRTDPLRLGGIGDLVARKITEHTGLETRTTVLGHLQRGGSPTAYDRILATKFGSMALQAASEGKFGQMVSLRGRDVELVKLEDAISRQRLVPLDSQLILTARAVGTSFGD
- a CDS encoding choice-of-anchor B family protein, with protein sequence MKFVQLLFIIVSLVVLFTSSLFSQNGLSFVGHLDQKHGTSGDNISYSACWGYVAPNGREYAIVGTYTGTQIIDITSTDSIREITHISGPSSIWREMRTYKQRAYVVSEGGSGVQIINLENLPNSANLVRSFNYTSGSKNILRNHSIEIFDGYMYLNGSANWSPGGVLIFSLANVDTPTYVGQYQQEYAHDSYVHGNRLYSASIYTPGGLNVANITNKANPTHITKITYSNAGTHNAWTTTDGNFVITTDEVGNSVKNLKFWDVQNIPPAPTSPIATYRVGGDDIVHNVFVRGNYAYVAWYTAGIQVVDISNPYSPTTAGYYDTSLEPAPGYNGVWAVYPYFWSGKVIAGDMQNGLFVFRFNNLAPRTPVSLLEPANQQAFCSNNPINFKWSRVADPAKDPHAYWFSLKGPGVDTMYVLTTDTSFTLNNVASLANGTYKWYITTKDEATQIATRDTFSFVKTTRSLSLSSPNGSELLKAQSNVNINWSAACVDSVEISYSTDDGSTWNIIQSSLPASGGTYTWNVPNTPTTQGRIRVRDVSDTTLLDLSSSSFTIFVSVNVTVLVPNGGEIWESESMHQISWSYENVSNVTIEYSLDAGGTWTTIIADTSASTGTIDWQLPNVPDTTEALVRIINLSNSSIADTSDATFTIIKIQPQLHLLVPNGGEVWQIGTQQTISWSSLLVDSITIELSVDNGTTWATIVANLPASSGSYLWTVDGEGTTTALVRLKNSADSTLLDQSNAVFEMPVLAVSVLPSWNLVSVPARYENELISNIFSGAASEAFKYVGGYETLDTAIIGNGFWIKYASALTFPIYGLSTSQETIAVREKWNIIGSLSSSFSASTLEPIPPTMTLSQLFGYHPDSGYTIAGTIQPGKGYWLKASEAGSLVLNSSLIASKTMPVDENNGQASLNFKDNKGRVRTLYLRDAEASQRTTVMNELPPIPPSGVFDVRFASQRNTESLSEATSKATIEIRSAEYPLNLTLAGNQHGSYKLVERKQGVIIHEYDFNTLPVISLSSGPEGTLTIETGNSSELPQQISLGQNYPNPFNPVTVISYRLSVNTFVSLKVFNLLGEEVATLVNEVQDAGTKSVEFFADKLSSGVYVYRLTAGNVTEVKRMTVLK
- a CDS encoding helix-turn-helix transcriptional regulator; amino-acid sequence: MLAKYIGETIKRRRKELGITQPHLAELANISTNTLYKLERGQGNPSLDVLNKLAEVLGMELKLEVMNLPAGKAGKL
- a CDS encoding threonylcarbamoyl-AMP synthase, with protein sequence MYLQVHPDNPQGRHIEHAVDVLKHGGVIIYPTDTVYGIGCSIYSTHAIERIYQIKQQDPAKPFSFVCSDLSHISEYAKVSNPAFRLMKHLVPGPFTFVLPASRLKQLPKSLISKRKTVGIRVPNNKICIEIVKQLGHPILNASVDGTNEQLPNDPELIKRAYDERVDVILDGGISGLELSTILDLTEDQPLVVREGAGDISNLIITEQVA
- a CDS encoding N-acetylmuramoyl-L-alanine amidase, giving the protein MSQFVQAQENPSLVQTEEVTLIPGGNILPSGFASEILFEAINIPMNNVEPFLSMAIVWEMNNIEQDEVTLFIRSHDGVKWSEWQIVHRDEDVVSSTENLSSALLFLGKETQSIQCKLRFTIPVSNGSSTIKSLKFTFINPGTTPQPIKQTNSSHRTFNVVPSFLSRTDWSCPEGQSSPRWSPLQTNVTHLIVHHTADSNNHSDWAAVVRSIWVYHANTLGWGDIGYNWLIDPNGVLYQGRAWYGDSISNIRGGHFCGIAPDPNGINNNEQTMGVSLLGTFTSIAPTDTALEILRNVLAWKAYERTIAPLDTSFHSPTGLTIPNISGHRVGCSTECPGESLYTRLSSLRIAVDSVIKTFPVTLTREANAGWNMFSFPVELNDESTIDIPAGTSSLTRYNCNGGYFVEDTLKSGKGYWMKLPSEGTVSVSGMPMRSDTLEVNCDWNFIGTLSEPISVGSVQTIPDGILTSSFFGYAQGTGYFAADTLMPFQAYWIKVNQPGKIVLFAWPPSSR
- a CDS encoding T9SS type A sorting domain-containing protein, translated to MKKILSIICFFVFTWLPSNGQEWEWQYPKPQGNWLNSVWVFDSNNVVTVGGNGTVLKTTDKGVTWRILYQIDSASANLTSLQFINRCVGWCVGGKSLFQTSDGGQTWFRHTNNFGINLSSVFFIDDIHGWVSGENTVWRTINGGVTWDSSIISDYYTISSIYFVNERLGWVALQTKVYKTTNGGSTWFLSLSSNDDYDYSVFFADSLHGWVGGKRGQWFAAHLLTTDGGTSWIDRSWDEVIYDRLQSIQFVNSMHGWAMASNYLYESVDGGWTWDSVASIGSLSSLHVTRDGSHLWAVGGQGFITSSTNGGIEWNNISSHAGSSFDVKFCNPLVGWAVGGGILKTTNGGKEWFPQYQPGGTLHSLFVLDTLTAWCVGEEWSVVYHTTDGGEQWTKQYAPQNFRGWYKVFFLNKNLGWLAGRFGSYAKTTDGGNQWIAINSGTPDDLGSVFFLDSLNGWLVGNGGSIMKSTDGGMTWTEVSTVAFPHQLSDISFTSNQIGWVSGTSTLLKTTNGGVSWFDINSLHITSWQHKFLSDDVGWAVGPQGIIATVDGGKKWQFLPNSPSGYGVDIFDSVSIWVACGAGILHTPASSVIQPPYVQCFIPGRGVLFSTGWNLISLPLETSERNPSIVFPNISSKAYRYNKGYQITDTLEIGKGYWVKSQDERFHFLHGDSMESVMVELSQGWNLIGGITQQINVSNVIQDSADLIISPFYEYTSGTYQLSNVLSPGKGYWIKTQRNGSITLASDTGSILLQSLVRYLPINPLSFHELPPSPPWQIEDFPSPPEITVALRLEQSYPNPFNSLTEIKYTLAKEMYVTLKVYNVLGEEIITLVEGVVSAGDKHVQWDASHVPSGIYFYKLTSGISFDVKKAVILK
- a CDS encoding HipA N-terminal domain-containing protein translates to MRQANVYRNGIFAGILAEDDRHHFVFRYDDAYFNDNSKPAISVTLPKTQQEYRSEILFPYFFNMLSEGVNRKLQCTHLKIDEEDNFGLLMATAQYDTIGAVTVKPIAMQ
- a CDS encoding HipA domain-containing protein gives rise to the protein MSGVQIPYCPGTLAEGFSTYSPGCLRNLFHGKKVSHVLPYDAPEQNEEVAEQFRDNRKRISISGVQEKLSFILEKNVLRLTNEGEQGTYILKPIPRDLKNVTQVPANEHLTMQIAKQVYGITTAENAMIFFKDGTHAYITKRFDVDDNGRKRGKEDFASLAGKTKDNAGANFKYEFSYEEIGFLIQQYVPAWRVEIEKFFLLVVFNYLFSNGDAHLKNISLLESSKGDYLLSPAYDVINTRLHVDDSDFALSKGLFADAKRYRGKSGHPSKADFIEFGKRIGVTEGRIEKLLIPFLEEQRMVVTLTNRSFLDEPSKRGYLLMYRTKRNYLNTENG